The following proteins are co-located in the Spea bombifrons isolate aSpeBom1 chromosome 3, aSpeBom1.2.pri, whole genome shotgun sequence genome:
- the AP2M1 gene encoding AP-2 complex subunit mu: MIGGLFIYNHKGEVLISRVYRDDIGRNAVDAFRVNVIHARQQVRSPVTNIARTSFFHVKRSNIWLAAVTKQNVNAAMVFEFLYKMCDVMTAYFGKISEENIKNNFVLIYELLDEILDFGYPQNSETGALKTFITQQGIKSQTKEEQSQITSQVTGQIGWRREGIKYRRNELFLDVLESVNLLMSPQGQVLSAHVSGRVVMKSYLSGMPECKFGMNDKIVIEKQGKGTADETGKTGKQSIAIDDCTFHQCVRLSKFDSERSISFIPPDGEFELMRYRTTKDIILPFRVIPLVREVGRTKLEVKVVIKSNFKPSLLAQKIEVRIPTPLNTSGVQVICMKGKAKYKASENAIVWKIKRMAGMKESQISAEIELLPTNDKKKWARPPISMNFEVPFAPSGLKVRYLKVFEPKLNYSDHDVIKWVRYIGRSGIYETRC, encoded by the exons GCGGAATGCGGTGGATGCCTTCCGTGTCAATGTCATCCACGCCCGGCAGCAGGTCCGCTCCCCTGTCACCAACATTGCCCGCACCAGCTTCTTTCATGTAAAACGCTCAAACATCTGGCTTGCCGCTGTCACCAAGCAGAATGTCAACGCAGCTATGGTGTTTGAGTTCCTTTACAAGATGTGCGATGTCATGACTGCCTACTTTGGAAAGATCAGTGAGGAGAACATAAAAAACAACTTTGTATTGATCTATGAGCTGCTGGATG AAATCCTGGACTTTGGTTACCCTCAGAACTCTGAGACTGGAGCACTGAAAACGTTCATCACTCAACAAGGAATAAAAAGCCAG ACCAAGGAGGAGCAGTCTCAGATCACAAGCCAGGTCACCGGTCAGATCGGCTGGAGACGTGAGGGGATTAAGTATCGTCGGAATGAGCTGTTCCTAGATGTTTTGGAGAGTGTCAATTTGCTTATGTCTCCCCAAG GGCAGGTACTTAGCGCCCATGTATCTGGCCGTGTGGTGATGAAGAGCTACCTGAGCGGGATGCCAGAGTGCAAGTTTGGCATGAACGACAAAATTGTGATCGAGAAACAAGGCAAAGGAACTGCTGATGAAACCGGCAAGAC GGGGAAGCAATCCATTGCTATCGATGACTGTACATTCCACCAGTGTGTGCGACTCAGCAAGTTTGACTCTGAGCGCAGCATTAGTTTTATACCGCCTGATGGAGAGTTTGAGTTGATGAG GTACCGCACCACGAAGGACATCATTCTACCCTTCCGTGTCATTCCCCTTGTACGTGAGGTGGGACGCACCAAACTTGAGGTGAAAGTGGTCATTAAGTCCAACTTCAAACCCTCCCTTCTCGCTCAAAAAATTGAG GTTCGGATTCCAACTCCACTCAATACCAGTGGTGTGCAAGTTATTTGCATGAAGGGCAAAGCCAAGTACAAGGCCAGTGAAAATGCCATTGTCTGGAA GATAAAGCGCATGGCAGGGATGAAGGAGTCTCAGATCAGTGCGGAGATTGAACTCCTGCCAACCAATGATAAAAAGAAGTGGGCCAGACCACCCATTTCCATGAACTTTGAG GTCCCTTTTGCTCCGTCCGGCCTTAAAGTTCGTTACCTGAAAGTATTTGAACCAAAACTGAACTACAGCGACCATGACGTGATTAAATGGGTGCGCTACATTGGCCGCAGTGGCATCTACGAGACTCGGTGTTAG
- the DVL3 gene encoding segment polarity protein dishevelled homolog DVL-3 isoform X1 has product MGETKVIYHLDEQETPYLVKLPVPAERVTLGDFKSVLNKPNYKFFFKSMDDDFGVVKEEISDDNARLPCFNGRVVCWLVSAEGSQSDAGSVCADLQSDLPPPIERTGGIGDSRPPSFHPNTRGSQENLDNETETDSVVSAQRERPRRKEVSEHAPRLNGTSKIERRRDTGGYESSSTLMSSELESTSFFDSDEDDSTSRFSNSTEQSSASRLMRRHKRRRRKPKAPRIERSSSFSSITDSTMSLNIITVTLNMEKYNFLGISIVGQSNERGDGGIYIGSIMKGGAVAADGRIEPGDMLLQVNDINFENMTNDDAVRVLREIVHKPGPITLTVAKCWDPSPRGCFTLPRSEPIRPIDPAAWVSHTAAMTGTYPAYGMSPSMSTITSTSSSITSSIPETERFDDFQLSIHSDMVTIVKAMRSPESGLEVRDRMWLKITIPNAFIGSDVVDWLYHHVEGFTDRREARKYASNLLKAGYIRHTVNKITFSEQCYYIFGDLCGNMANLSLNEHDGSSGTSDQDTLAPLPHPGTAPWPMTFPYQYPLPHPYSPHPAFPEPGYSYGGGSAGSQHSEGSRSSGSNRSSTEKRKERETKGGDSKSGGSGSESDHTTRSSLRRERAASERSAPASEHSIRSHHSIAHSIRSHHTHQSYGLPGVPPLYASPMMMMPAPPPNMGPPGAPPSRDLASVPPELTASRQSFRMAMGNPTKNSGVFEFL; this is encoded by the exons ATGGGGGAGACCAAGGTTATCTACCACCTGGATGAGCAGGAGACCCCCTATCTCGTCAAGCTGCCTGTACCCGCAGAACGTGTTACCCTGGGAGACTTTAAGAGCGTCCTTAACAAACCCAACTATAAGTTCTTCTTCAAGTCCATGGACGATGACTTTGG agTGGTCAAAGAAGAGATTTCAGATGACAATGCAAGGCTCCCCTGTTTCAATGGAAGAGTTGTGTGTTGG CTTGTCTCTGCGGAAGGCTCGCAGTCGGACGCAGGCTCTGTCTGCGCCGATCTCCAGTCTGACTTGCCTCCACCGATAGAGAGAACTGGAGGAATTGGAGACTCGCGTCCACCCTCATTTCA cCCAAATACCCGTGGCAGCCAGGAGAACCTAGACAATGAGACGGAGACTGACTCAGTTGTGTCTGCACAGAGGGAACGACCAAGGAGAAAGGAGGTGTCAGAACATG CCCCCCGGCTGAACGGTACGTCGAAGATAGAGAGGCGCCGCGACACTGGAGGTTATGAAAGCTCATCCACCCTGATGAGTAGTGAACTCGAGTCCACCAGCTTTTTTGACTCTGATGAGGATGATTCCACTAGCAG GTTCAGTAACTCCACAGAGCAGAGCAGTGCATCTCGTCTAATGAGGAGACACAAGAGACGCAGAAGAAAACCTAAAGCCCCTCGGATTGAACGG tCATCTTCATTCAGCAGCATCACAGATTCTACCATGTCTTTGAACATAATCACAGTGACTCTGAATATGG AGAAATACAACTTCCTGGGCATCAGCATTGTCGGGCAAAGCAATGAGCGCGGTGATGGCGGTATCTACATTGGGTCCATCATGAAAGGAGGAGCGGTGGCAGCTGATGGAAGGATTGAGCCAGGAGATATGTTGCTACAG GTAAATGATATCAATTTCGAGAACATGACCAACGATGATGCAGTGAGAGTCCTAAGAGAGATCGTGCACAAGCCAGG GCCCATAACGCTGACTGTTGCCAAGTGCTGGGACCCCTCACCTCGTGGTTGTTTCACACTTCCCAGAA GTGAACCAATAAGGCCCATTGATCCTGCTGCCTGGGTTTCACACACAGCAGCAATGACTGGTACCTACCCAGCCTATGGTATGAGCCCCTCTATGAGCACAATCACATCTACCAGCTCCTCCATCACCAGCTCCATTCCTGAGACAGAGC GCTTTGATGATTTTCAGCTGTCCATTCACAGCGACATGGTGACTATTGTAAAAGCTATGAGATCTCCCGAATCTGGCTTAGAAGTGCGGGACAGAATGTGGCTGAAGATAACCATCCCCAATGCTTTTATTG GATCTGATGTAGTGGATTGGCTCTATCACCATGTTGAAGGGTTCACAGACCGGCGAGAAGCTAGGAAATATGCTAGTAACCTCCTAAAGGCTGGATACATTCGGCACACCGTGAACAAAATCACCTTCTCGGAGCAGTGTTACTACATCTTTGGAGACTTGTGTGgca ACATGGCAAATCTTTCTTTGAATGAACATGATGGCTCCAGTGGAACTTCTGATCAGGATACACTTGCTCCACTCCCGCATCCTGGAACAGCACCCTGGCCCATGACATTTCCATATCAATATCCATTGCCTCATCCGTACAGTCCACATCCAGCCTTTCCAGAACCTGGATACAGCTATGGAGGGGGCAGTGCTGGCAGTCAACACAGTGAAG GTAGCAGGAGTAGTGGCTCCAATCGCAGCAGCacagagaagagaaaagagagagaaaccaAGGGAGGAGACTCAAAGTCTGGAGGCAGCGGAAGTGAATCGGACCATACAACACGAAGCAGCCTACGCAGAGAAAGGGCGGCCAGTGAACGGTCGGCACCGGCAAGTGAGCACAGCATCAGGAGCCACCACTCCATAGCACACAGCATCCGGAGCCATCACACACACCAGTCCTACGGTCTCCCAGGAGTCCCCCCTCTGTATGCCTCCCCAATGATGATGATGCCAGCACCACCTCCAAACATGGGGCCTCCAGGAGCCCCTCCAAGTCGTGATCTAGCCTCCGTCCCACCAGAACTCACCGCTAGTAGACAGTCCTTCCGCATGGCCATGGGGAATCCCA CAAAGAATTCTGGGGTGTTTGAGTTTCTCTGA
- the DVL3 gene encoding segment polarity protein dishevelled homolog DVL-3 isoform X2, protein MGETKVIYHLDEQETPYLVKLPVPAERVTLGDFKSVLNKPNYKFFFKSMDDDFGVVKEEISDDNARLPCFNGRVVCWLVSAEGSQSDAGSVCADLQSDLPPPIERTGGIGDSRPPSFHPNTRGSQENLDNETETDSVVSAQRERPRRKEVSEHAPRLNGTSKIERRRDTGGYESSSTLMSSELESTSFFDSDEDDSTSRFSNSTEQSSASRLMRRHKRRRRKPKAPRIERSSSFSSITDSTMSLNIITVTLNMEKYNFLGISIVGQSNERGDGGIYIGSIMKGGAVAADGRIEPGDMLLQVNDINFENMTNDDAVRVLREIVHKPGPITLTVAKCWDPSPRGCFTLPRSEPIRPIDPAAWVSHTAAMTGTYPAYGMSPSMSTITSTSSSITSSIPETERFDDFQLSIHSDMVTIVKAMRSPESGLEVRDRMWLKITIPNAFIGSDVVDWLYHHVEGFTDRREARKYASNLLKAGYIRHTVNKITFSEQCYYIFGDLCGNMANLSLNEHDGSSGTSDQDTLAPLPHPGTAPWPMTFPYQYPLPHPYSPHPAFPEPGYSYGGGSAGSQHSEGSRSSGSNRSSTEKRKERETKGGDSKSGGSGSESDHTTRSSLRRERAASERSAPASEHSIRSHHSIAHSIRSHHTHQSYGLPGVPPLYASPMMMMPAPPPNMGPPGAPPSRDLASVPPELTASRQSFRMAMGNPSEFFVDVM, encoded by the exons ATGGGGGAGACCAAGGTTATCTACCACCTGGATGAGCAGGAGACCCCCTATCTCGTCAAGCTGCCTGTACCCGCAGAACGTGTTACCCTGGGAGACTTTAAGAGCGTCCTTAACAAACCCAACTATAAGTTCTTCTTCAAGTCCATGGACGATGACTTTGG agTGGTCAAAGAAGAGATTTCAGATGACAATGCAAGGCTCCCCTGTTTCAATGGAAGAGTTGTGTGTTGG CTTGTCTCTGCGGAAGGCTCGCAGTCGGACGCAGGCTCTGTCTGCGCCGATCTCCAGTCTGACTTGCCTCCACCGATAGAGAGAACTGGAGGAATTGGAGACTCGCGTCCACCCTCATTTCA cCCAAATACCCGTGGCAGCCAGGAGAACCTAGACAATGAGACGGAGACTGACTCAGTTGTGTCTGCACAGAGGGAACGACCAAGGAGAAAGGAGGTGTCAGAACATG CCCCCCGGCTGAACGGTACGTCGAAGATAGAGAGGCGCCGCGACACTGGAGGTTATGAAAGCTCATCCACCCTGATGAGTAGTGAACTCGAGTCCACCAGCTTTTTTGACTCTGATGAGGATGATTCCACTAGCAG GTTCAGTAACTCCACAGAGCAGAGCAGTGCATCTCGTCTAATGAGGAGACACAAGAGACGCAGAAGAAAACCTAAAGCCCCTCGGATTGAACGG tCATCTTCATTCAGCAGCATCACAGATTCTACCATGTCTTTGAACATAATCACAGTGACTCTGAATATGG AGAAATACAACTTCCTGGGCATCAGCATTGTCGGGCAAAGCAATGAGCGCGGTGATGGCGGTATCTACATTGGGTCCATCATGAAAGGAGGAGCGGTGGCAGCTGATGGAAGGATTGAGCCAGGAGATATGTTGCTACAG GTAAATGATATCAATTTCGAGAACATGACCAACGATGATGCAGTGAGAGTCCTAAGAGAGATCGTGCACAAGCCAGG GCCCATAACGCTGACTGTTGCCAAGTGCTGGGACCCCTCACCTCGTGGTTGTTTCACACTTCCCAGAA GTGAACCAATAAGGCCCATTGATCCTGCTGCCTGGGTTTCACACACAGCAGCAATGACTGGTACCTACCCAGCCTATGGTATGAGCCCCTCTATGAGCACAATCACATCTACCAGCTCCTCCATCACCAGCTCCATTCCTGAGACAGAGC GCTTTGATGATTTTCAGCTGTCCATTCACAGCGACATGGTGACTATTGTAAAAGCTATGAGATCTCCCGAATCTGGCTTAGAAGTGCGGGACAGAATGTGGCTGAAGATAACCATCCCCAATGCTTTTATTG GATCTGATGTAGTGGATTGGCTCTATCACCATGTTGAAGGGTTCACAGACCGGCGAGAAGCTAGGAAATATGCTAGTAACCTCCTAAAGGCTGGATACATTCGGCACACCGTGAACAAAATCACCTTCTCGGAGCAGTGTTACTACATCTTTGGAGACTTGTGTGgca ACATGGCAAATCTTTCTTTGAATGAACATGATGGCTCCAGTGGAACTTCTGATCAGGATACACTTGCTCCACTCCCGCATCCTGGAACAGCACCCTGGCCCATGACATTTCCATATCAATATCCATTGCCTCATCCGTACAGTCCACATCCAGCCTTTCCAGAACCTGGATACAGCTATGGAGGGGGCAGTGCTGGCAGTCAACACAGTGAAG GTAGCAGGAGTAGTGGCTCCAATCGCAGCAGCacagagaagagaaaagagagagaaaccaAGGGAGGAGACTCAAAGTCTGGAGGCAGCGGAAGTGAATCGGACCATACAACACGAAGCAGCCTACGCAGAGAAAGGGCGGCCAGTGAACGGTCGGCACCGGCAAGTGAGCACAGCATCAGGAGCCACCACTCCATAGCACACAGCATCCGGAGCCATCACACACACCAGTCCTACGGTCTCCCAGGAGTCCCCCCTCTGTATGCCTCCCCAATGATGATGATGCCAGCACCACCTCCAAACATGGGGCCTCCAGGAGCCCCTCCAAGTCGTGATCTAGCCTCCGTCCCACCAGAACTCACCGCTAGTAGACAGTCCTTCCGCATGGCCATGGGGAATCCCAGTGAGTTCTTTGTGGAtgttatgtga
- the DVL3 gene encoding segment polarity protein dishevelled homolog DVL-3 isoform X3 → MVMVLCFGSRERNHSQSKSRSAAQADRHPLNLQPDLWFPEQRRTLSPRLNGTSKIERRRDTGGYESSSTLMSSELESTSFFDSDEDDSTSRFSNSTEQSSASRLMRRHKRRRRKPKAPRIERSSSFSSITDSTMSLNIITVTLNMEKYNFLGISIVGQSNERGDGGIYIGSIMKGGAVAADGRIEPGDMLLQVNDINFENMTNDDAVRVLREIVHKPGPITLTVAKCWDPSPRGCFTLPRSEPIRPIDPAAWVSHTAAMTGTYPAYGMSPSMSTITSTSSSITSSIPETERFDDFQLSIHSDMVTIVKAMRSPESGLEVRDRMWLKITIPNAFIGSDVVDWLYHHVEGFTDRREARKYASNLLKAGYIRHTVNKITFSEQCYYIFGDLCGNMANLSLNEHDGSSGTSDQDTLAPLPHPGTAPWPMTFPYQYPLPHPYSPHPAFPEPGYSYGGGSAGSQHSEGSRSSGSNRSSTEKRKERETKGGDSKSGGSGSESDHTTRSSLRRERAASERSAPASEHSIRSHHSIAHSIRSHHTHQSYGLPGVPPLYASPMMMMPAPPPNMGPPGAPPSRDLASVPPELTASRQSFRMAMGNPTKNSGVFEFL, encoded by the exons ATGGTTATGGTTCTGTGTTTCGGAAGCCGGGAGAGGAATCATTCACAGTCCAAATCGCGGTCTGCTGCACAGGCGGACAGGCATCCACTCAACTTACAGCCTGACCTGTGGTTCCCTGAACAGAGAAGAACTCTTT CCCCCCGGCTGAACGGTACGTCGAAGATAGAGAGGCGCCGCGACACTGGAGGTTATGAAAGCTCATCCACCCTGATGAGTAGTGAACTCGAGTCCACCAGCTTTTTTGACTCTGATGAGGATGATTCCACTAGCAG GTTCAGTAACTCCACAGAGCAGAGCAGTGCATCTCGTCTAATGAGGAGACACAAGAGACGCAGAAGAAAACCTAAAGCCCCTCGGATTGAACGG tCATCTTCATTCAGCAGCATCACAGATTCTACCATGTCTTTGAACATAATCACAGTGACTCTGAATATGG AGAAATACAACTTCCTGGGCATCAGCATTGTCGGGCAAAGCAATGAGCGCGGTGATGGCGGTATCTACATTGGGTCCATCATGAAAGGAGGAGCGGTGGCAGCTGATGGAAGGATTGAGCCAGGAGATATGTTGCTACAG GTAAATGATATCAATTTCGAGAACATGACCAACGATGATGCAGTGAGAGTCCTAAGAGAGATCGTGCACAAGCCAGG GCCCATAACGCTGACTGTTGCCAAGTGCTGGGACCCCTCACCTCGTGGTTGTTTCACACTTCCCAGAA GTGAACCAATAAGGCCCATTGATCCTGCTGCCTGGGTTTCACACACAGCAGCAATGACTGGTACCTACCCAGCCTATGGTATGAGCCCCTCTATGAGCACAATCACATCTACCAGCTCCTCCATCACCAGCTCCATTCCTGAGACAGAGC GCTTTGATGATTTTCAGCTGTCCATTCACAGCGACATGGTGACTATTGTAAAAGCTATGAGATCTCCCGAATCTGGCTTAGAAGTGCGGGACAGAATGTGGCTGAAGATAACCATCCCCAATGCTTTTATTG GATCTGATGTAGTGGATTGGCTCTATCACCATGTTGAAGGGTTCACAGACCGGCGAGAAGCTAGGAAATATGCTAGTAACCTCCTAAAGGCTGGATACATTCGGCACACCGTGAACAAAATCACCTTCTCGGAGCAGTGTTACTACATCTTTGGAGACTTGTGTGgca ACATGGCAAATCTTTCTTTGAATGAACATGATGGCTCCAGTGGAACTTCTGATCAGGATACACTTGCTCCACTCCCGCATCCTGGAACAGCACCCTGGCCCATGACATTTCCATATCAATATCCATTGCCTCATCCGTACAGTCCACATCCAGCCTTTCCAGAACCTGGATACAGCTATGGAGGGGGCAGTGCTGGCAGTCAACACAGTGAAG GTAGCAGGAGTAGTGGCTCCAATCGCAGCAGCacagagaagagaaaagagagagaaaccaAGGGAGGAGACTCAAAGTCTGGAGGCAGCGGAAGTGAATCGGACCATACAACACGAAGCAGCCTACGCAGAGAAAGGGCGGCCAGTGAACGGTCGGCACCGGCAAGTGAGCACAGCATCAGGAGCCACCACTCCATAGCACACAGCATCCGGAGCCATCACACACACCAGTCCTACGGTCTCCCAGGAGTCCCCCCTCTGTATGCCTCCCCAATGATGATGATGCCAGCACCACCTCCAAACATGGGGCCTCCAGGAGCCCCTCCAAGTCGTGATCTAGCCTCCGTCCCACCAGAACTCACCGCTAGTAGACAGTCCTTCCGCATGGCCATGGGGAATCCCA CAAAGAATTCTGGGGTGTTTGAGTTTCTCTGA